Proteins from a genomic interval of Phenylobacterium sp. LH3H17:
- a CDS encoding DUF1203 domain-containing protein, with translation MSFVITGLAVEEFRPLFGLSDADLAARGIIRQTATAPVGFPCRITLQDAKAGETLLLLNYEHQPADSPYRSRHAIFVNESATETCRAVDEIPGCLAVRPYIALRAYDAAGMMTAAEISSGADLPPVIDRMLADPQVAYLHAHNAGRGCFAARIDRA, from the coding sequence ATGTCCTTCGTCATCACCGGCCTGGCGGTCGAGGAATTCCGTCCGCTGTTCGGGCTTTCCGACGCCGACCTCGCCGCCCGCGGTATCATCCGCCAGACCGCAACCGCCCCCGTCGGCTTTCCCTGCCGCATCACCCTGCAGGACGCCAAGGCCGGCGAGACCCTGCTGCTGCTCAACTACGAGCACCAGCCCGCCGACAGCCCCTATCGCTCGCGACACGCCATCTTCGTCAACGAGTCGGCCACGGAGACCTGCCGCGCGGTGGACGAGATTCCCGGATGCCTGGCGGTGCGCCCCTATATCGCTTTGCGGGCCTATGACGCGGCTGGGATGATGACCGCCGCCGAGATCTCGTCCGGCGCGGATCTGCCCCCCGTGATCGACCGGATGCTCGCAGATCCGCAGGTCGCCTATCTGCATGCCCACAATGCGGGCCGCGGCTGCTTCGCGGCCCGGATCGATCGCGCCTGA
- a CDS encoding dipeptidase, protein MFKFCLPLAVLLAGAAPALAATPATKVLHENLIVLDTHFDTPANAAVAGFDIRARHTAADGSQVDYPRMVEGGVDGGFFVIFTPQGARGVAGNAAARDHGLLRAAVIREMVAKNGDLFTLATKAEEAQAISKAGKRFVYISIENSSPVAGDLSLMKTFYDLGVRMMGPIHVLNNDLGDSATDPKGPEWGGLSPLGKSFVAEANRLGVLIDASHSSDLVLDQILELSKAPIILSHTGAKAVYNHPRNIDDDRLRALAAKGGVIQINAFSGYMIDVPKNPERDAALLELTKTYGSPRDVRADKREAYRAARATIDARYPQPRANIDHLVKHILHAAEVAGKDHIGLSGDLDGGGGVEGFNDVADYPGLTERLVKAGFSKDDLAKFWGGNALRVLKEADRLKGQ, encoded by the coding sequence GTGTTCAAGTTTTGTCTTCCGCTCGCGGTCCTTCTGGCGGGCGCGGCGCCGGCGCTCGCCGCCACTCCGGCCACCAAGGTCCTGCACGAAAACCTGATCGTGCTGGACACCCATTTCGACACGCCGGCCAATGCCGCGGTCGCGGGCTTCGACATCCGCGCACGACACACGGCCGCCGACGGCAGCCAGGTGGACTATCCGCGCATGGTCGAGGGCGGGGTCGACGGCGGCTTCTTCGTGATCTTCACGCCCCAAGGCGCGCGGGGCGTGGCCGGAAACGCCGCGGCGCGCGACCATGGCCTGCTGCGCGCGGCCGTGATCCGCGAGATGGTGGCCAAGAACGGCGACCTGTTCACCCTGGCCACCAAGGCCGAGGAGGCCCAGGCCATCTCCAAGGCCGGCAAGCGGTTCGTCTATATCAGCATCGAAAACTCTTCGCCGGTGGCCGGCGATCTCTCCCTGATGAAGACCTTCTACGACCTGGGCGTGCGGATGATGGGGCCCATCCACGTCCTCAACAACGACCTGGGCGACAGCGCCACCGATCCGAAAGGTCCCGAATGGGGCGGCCTCTCGCCCCTGGGCAAGTCGTTCGTGGCCGAGGCCAACCGACTGGGCGTCCTGATCGACGCCAGCCATTCGTCCGACCTGGTCCTCGACCAGATCCTCGAACTCTCGAAGGCGCCGATCATCCTGAGCCACACCGGCGCCAAGGCGGTCTACAACCACCCGCGCAATATCGACGACGATCGGCTGCGCGCCTTGGCCGCCAAGGGCGGGGTGATCCAGATCAACGCCTTCAGCGGCTACATGATCGACGTGCCGAAGAACCCCGAGCGCGACGCCGCCTTGCTCGAACTGACCAAGACCTATGGGTCCCCGCGCGACGTGCGCGCCGACAAGCGTGAGGCCTACAGGGCCGCCCGCGCCACCATCGACGCAAGATATCCCCAGCCGCGCGCCAATATAGACCACCTGGTGAAGCACATCCTGCACGCGGCCGAGGTGGCCGGTAAGGACCACATCGGCCTCTCCGGCGACCTGGACGGCGGCGGTGGGGTCGAGGGCTTCAACGACGTGGCCGACTATCCGGGCCTGACCGAGCGCCTGGTCAAGGCAGGCTTCAGCAAGGACGACCTGGCCAAGTTCTGGGGCGGCAATGCCCTGCGCGTGCTCAAGGAGGCCGACCGGCTGAAGGGCCAGTAG
- a CDS encoding enoyl-CoA hydratase/isomerase family protein has protein sequence MYEHLDLRADGDVIWATMNRPERLNALNRKLVEELRDFFVGLYWRRDVRVVVLSGAGGAFCAGLDLKERNTAAPGGRSVGASLTGQRQISEIVIAMRRCPQPIIACVDGAASGGGFALALASDVRIATPRTRMNAAFIRIGLTACDIGVSYFLPRMVGSSVAAEYMLTGRFIEAERAYQLGLVSRVVEPAAVQAEAQAFVADMLNATPLGLRLTKEALNHAIDAQGLEAVIAMEDRNQILASLDGDFAEGVTAFLEKRTPRYEQRDG, from the coding sequence ATGTACGAGCATCTCGACCTTCGCGCCGACGGCGATGTGATCTGGGCGACCATGAACCGGCCCGAGCGGCTGAACGCCCTGAACCGCAAGTTGGTGGAGGAGCTGCGCGACTTTTTCGTGGGCCTCTACTGGCGACGCGACGTTCGGGTGGTGGTGCTGAGCGGCGCCGGCGGCGCCTTCTGCGCCGGCCTCGACCTCAAGGAGCGCAACACCGCGGCGCCGGGCGGGCGCTCGGTGGGCGCCTCGCTCACCGGCCAGAGACAGATCAGCGAGATCGTCATCGCCATGCGGCGCTGTCCGCAGCCGATCATCGCCTGTGTCGACGGGGCGGCCAGCGGCGGCGGCTTCGCCCTGGCGCTGGCCTCCGACGTCCGCATCGCCACCCCGCGCACCCGCATGAACGCCGCCTTCATCCGCATCGGTCTCACCGCCTGCGACATCGGGGTGAGCTATTTCCTGCCACGCATGGTGGGGTCATCGGTCGCCGCCGAATACATGCTGACCGGCCGCTTCATCGAGGCCGAGCGCGCCTACCAGCTTGGTTTGGTCAGCCGGGTGGTCGAGCCGGCCGCCGTCCAGGCCGAGGCCCAGGCCTTTGTCGCCGACATGCTGAACGCCACGCCGCTCGGCCTGCGCCTCACCAAGGAGGCGCTGAACCACGCCATCGACGCGCAAGGCCTGGAAGCCGTCATCGCCATGGAGGATCGCAACCAGATCCTCGCCAGCCTGGACGGTGACTTCGCCGAGGGCGTGACCGCCTTCCTCGAGAAGCGGACGCCCCGCTACGAACAGCGCGACGGCTAG